From a region of the Lentilactobacillus curieae genome:
- a CDS encoding NUDIX hydrolase: protein MANYIQSIRGRVGHMPIILNACAGVLFDDQGRILLQERTDTNNWSLPGGYMEYGENFEQTIIREYKEDSGLEIKPVKQLAVFDQGFTEYPNGDVCQVISVLFEVEKVGGRRITERQFETIGTDFFDSHHIPPLLNEQTQEMLNFAFEYKQ, encoded by the coding sequence GTCACATGCCGATTATTTTGAATGCATGTGCTGGTGTTTTATTTGACGATCAGGGACGAATTTTACTTCAAGAACGGACGGATACAAATAATTGGAGCCTTCCGGGTGGGTACATGGAATACGGCGAGAACTTTGAACAGACGATTATCCGTGAGTACAAAGAAGATAGTGGGTTAGAGATTAAACCCGTTAAGCAGTTGGCAGTATTTGACCAAGGTTTTACTGAGTATCCTAATGGGGATGTTTGCCAAGTGATTTCAGTGTTATTTGAAGTTGAAAAAGTGGGTGGTAGGCGAATCACTGAACGCCAATTTGAAACTATTGGTACCGATTTTTTTGATAGTCACCATATTCCACCACTACTAAATGAACAAACGCAAGAAATGCTGAATTTTGCTTTTGAGTATAAACAGTAA
- a CDS encoding penicillin-binding transpeptidase domain-containing protein: MKDSSNQNEEELKAKQNRKKVGVTLFFFFILVFFALGSRMFVIAVGKNVKNVNLSKRAEQLYTQTRTLKAKRGTIYDADGEPLAEDTSTYSLYAVLSKSQVGSDHKPLYVVNKKKTAKVLAKYIPLSEKKIYKALTPKNKDTFQVEFGSAGTNISVLTKEKIEEHKLPGINFIQQQARSYPNGMFASNLIGLATPKSDKKTGAQNLVGQMGIEKAFNSELSGENGYRDGQYDVYGYRLPGRKQKERPAQNGDNVYTTIDSHLQNLMETEMSAVQSEVHPASMNAILMEAKTGKIVAVSQRPSFNSSTLKGLNTAWTNNLVQDSFEPGSTMKIFTMSASINSGHYNGDALYESGRYAVDGKIVPDWNQGGWGYITYNKGFALSSNVAMAHLEQQMGAKTWKDYIKRFQFITSTDSGLAGETTGKLQFQYPIEQADTAFGQGIEVTAMQMMRALSGVANNGKMMKPYFISKVTDPSNKKVIKQYKPEVVGHPISADTAKKVRKHMEDVVYKSYGIGGDYKMKGYRVAAKTGTAQVSNGAGGYASGDDSYLYSVAGMLPAKNPKYVMYITMKQPKLTGTKTATQLMAQIFKPVLSRALQSANGGKNETVRTVPETQFRATDVAKKSLTEHDFEASIIGDGNLVSKQSVAAGTKVKGDKRIILLTNGNWTMPRIIGWSKADVQELCKLTGMKLEATGSGYADSQSIAFSKKIKENEVLKVNFE, translated from the coding sequence ATGAAGGATTCATCAAATCAAAATGAAGAAGAATTAAAGGCCAAACAAAATCGAAAAAAAGTGGGTGTCACCCTATTTTTCTTTTTTATTTTGGTCTTTTTTGCCCTTGGATCAAGAATGTTTGTGATTGCGGTTGGCAAGAATGTTAAGAATGTGAACCTCTCTAAGCGAGCGGAGCAGCTGTATACACAAACCAGAACGCTAAAGGCGAAGCGCGGAACAATTTATGATGCCGATGGCGAGCCATTAGCAGAAGATACCAGTACTTACTCACTTTACGCAGTTTTGAGTAAGAGCCAAGTTGGTTCAGATCATAAGCCACTTTACGTGGTTAACAAGAAAAAAACGGCAAAGGTTTTAGCTAAGTACATACCGTTATCAGAAAAAAAGATTTATAAGGCACTGACTCCAAAAAATAAGGATACGTTCCAAGTTGAATTTGGTAGTGCTGGAACAAATATTTCGGTTTTGACTAAGGAAAAAATCGAAGAACATAAGTTACCAGGGATAAACTTTATCCAGCAACAAGCACGATCGTATCCAAATGGAATGTTTGCATCTAATTTAATTGGACTAGCAACTCCAAAGAGTGACAAGAAGACTGGGGCACAGAACTTAGTGGGCCAGATGGGAATCGAAAAAGCGTTTAACAGCGAATTGTCTGGTGAAAATGGTTATCGTGACGGTCAGTATGATGTGTATGGATACAGACTGCCGGGACGTAAGCAAAAGGAACGCCCAGCCCAAAATGGTGACAATGTTTACACAACGATTGACAGTCATTTACAAAACCTAATGGAAACTGAAATGAGTGCAGTTCAGTCCGAGGTTCACCCAGCATCTATGAACGCAATCCTAATGGAAGCAAAGACGGGAAAAATTGTGGCAGTTTCTCAACGGCCATCATTCAACTCGTCTACTTTGAAGGGATTAAACACAGCTTGGACTAATAACCTGGTCCAGGACTCGTTTGAACCAGGTTCTACGATGAAGATATTTACCATGTCTGCTTCGATTAATTCGGGGCATTACAATGGAGATGCCTTATATGAATCAGGTCGTTATGCAGTTGATGGCAAAATCGTTCCTGACTGGAACCAAGGTGGTTGGGGATACATTACTTATAACAAAGGGTTTGCCCTTTCAAGTAACGTTGCCATGGCTCATTTGGAGCAACAGATGGGTGCTAAGACTTGGAAAGATTACATTAAACGATTCCAATTCATCACAAGTACTGACAGTGGTTTAGCGGGCGAAACAACTGGGAAATTACAATTCCAGTACCCAATCGAGCAAGCTGATACTGCGTTTGGACAAGGTATCGAAGTAACTGCCATGCAAATGATGCGTGCTTTGTCAGGGGTTGCCAATAACGGTAAGATGATGAAACCTTACTTCATTTCAAAGGTCACTGACCCAAGCAACAAAAAAGTAATCAAACAGTATAAACCAGAAGTTGTTGGCCATCCAATTAGTGCAGATACCGCCAAAAAGGTGCGTAAGCACATGGAAGACGTTGTTTATAAGAGTTACGGAATCGGTGGCGACTATAAGATGAAGGGTTATCGAGTTGCTGCTAAGACCGGTACCGCGCAAGTAAGCAATGGCGCAGGCGGGTACGCATCTGGGGACGATAGTTATCTTTACTCTGTTGCCGGAATGCTACCAGCTAAGAATCCTAAGTATGTAATGTACATTACTATGAAACAGCCTAAGCTAACGGGAACGAAGACAGCTACCCAATTGATGGCGCAAATTTTCAAGCCAGTACTGAGTCGGGCATTGCAAAGTGCTAATGGTGGTAAAAACGAAACGGTTCGTACGGTTCCAGAAACCCAATTTAGGGCGACGGACGTTGCTAAAAAGTCGTTAACTGAACATGATTTTGAAGCATCGATTATTGGTGATGGTAACTTAGTATCAAAACAATCTGTTGCCGCTGGAACTAAGGTAAAGGGCGACAAGCGAATTATCTTGCTGACCAATGGCAACTGGACGATGCCAAGAATTATCGGTTGGAGTAAAGCTGACGTTCAAGAATTATGTAAGTTGACTGGAATGAAACTTGAAGCAACGGGATCTGGGTATGCTGATAGTCAGAGTATTGCATTTTCTAAGAAGATAAAGGAAAATGAAGTTTTGAAAGTAAATTTTGAATAG
- the murD gene encoding UDP-N-acetylmuramoyl-L-alanine--D-glutamate ligase, whose translation MKMIDDYKQKDVLVLGAGKSGTNAAKVLKELGANVTLNDAKDRSDLPELNEIEDLGIETITGGHPDDLLARHFDVLVKNPGIPYDNPVVAAAENKQIPIITEVELAAKITDAEIIGVTGSNGKTTTVTMIANILNQQRDKGTAFAAGNIGIPATEVAQKATKDDTIVLELSSFMLLGIKELHPHVAVLTNIFSNHLDYHKTRENYVNAKMRITMNQTADDFFVVNFDNEEWRNLSSKSNATVVPFSRESVTDKGAYERDGKLYYNDEFIMDADDIKVPGKQNVENALAAIATAKALGKSNLAITNVLETFKGVRHRLQFVLESDGRRFYNDSKATDIEATQIALEGFDKPIVLIAGGLDRGYTFDKLVPQLKEHVKAAVLYGETKELLEDAAKKAGVDDIQIVDTLAEAVPKAYADSDSGDIILLSPANASWDQFKTFEERGDKFVKEVENLTHKQEEAE comes from the coding sequence ATGAAAATGATTGATGATTACAAGCAAAAAGATGTTTTAGTTTTGGGGGCTGGTAAAAGCGGTACAAATGCAGCCAAAGTACTTAAGGAATTAGGTGCAAACGTCACTTTAAACGATGCAAAGGACAGAAGTGATTTACCGGAACTAAATGAAATTGAAGACTTGGGGATTGAAACAATTACTGGTGGCCACCCTGATGACTTATTGGCACGCCATTTTGATGTATTGGTTAAGAACCCGGGAATCCCGTACGATAATCCTGTAGTTGCTGCAGCAGAAAACAAACAAATTCCAATTATTACGGAGGTTGAACTCGCAGCCAAAATTACGGATGCGGAGATTATCGGTGTAACTGGAAGTAACGGTAAGACTACCACGGTAACAATGATTGCTAACATTTTGAACCAACAAAGAGATAAAGGAACAGCGTTTGCTGCCGGAAACATTGGAATTCCTGCAACTGAGGTTGCGCAAAAGGCAACAAAGGACGATACAATTGTGCTGGAACTTTCAAGTTTTATGCTATTAGGAATTAAGGAATTACATCCACATGTAGCGGTTTTGACAAATATCTTTTCTAATCATTTGGATTACCATAAGACTAGAGAGAACTATGTGAATGCGAAGATGAGAATTACTATGAACCAGACAGCTGACGACTTCTTCGTAGTCAACTTTGATAATGAGGAATGGCGTAATCTAAGTAGTAAATCAAATGCAACCGTTGTCCCATTTTCAAGGGAGTCCGTTACCGATAAGGGAGCATACGAACGGGACGGAAAACTGTACTACAACGACGAATTCATTATGGATGCCGATGATATCAAGGTTCCTGGAAAACAAAATGTTGAAAATGCGCTTGCAGCAATTGCCACTGCTAAAGCCCTTGGCAAATCCAATTTAGCCATTACCAATGTTTTAGAGACGTTCAAAGGGGTTCGTCACAGATTGCAATTTGTACTTGAATCTGACGGCCGCCGTTTCTACAATGATTCAAAGGCAACAGATATTGAAGCAACCCAAATTGCCCTTGAAGGCTTTGATAAACCAATCGTTTTAATTGCTGGTGGCCTTGATCGTGGTTACACTTTTGACAAATTGGTGCCTCAGCTTAAAGAGCACGTTAAAGCTGCCGTTTTATATGGCGAAACTAAAGAATTGCTCGAAGATGCAGCGAAAAAGGCCGGTGTTGACGACATTCAAATTGTCGATACCTTGGCAGAGGCTGTACCCAAGGCGTATGCAGATAGTGACAGTGGGGACATTATTCTACTTTCACCAGCTAATGCTAGCTGGGATCAATTCAAAACCTTTGAAGAACGTGGCGATAAGTTTGTAAAGGAAGTTGAAAATCTAACCCATAAACAGGAGGAAGCAGAATGA
- the rsmH gene encoding 16S rRNA (cytosine(1402)-N(4))-methyltransferase RsmH has protein sequence MAEFSHVTVLLNEAVNELNIDPAGTYIDATLGGGGHTSNILKHIESGHLYSFDQDETAIEYNQDKLADYISNNKLTLVHNNFRNLTTEMNQREIEKVNGVLYDLGVSSPQFDDGDRGFSYRYDARLDMRMNQEQDLDAWKVVNEWPYEQLVRIFFRYGEEKFSKQIARKIEEQREKEPIDTTGQLVEIIKDAIPAAARRHGGHPAKKVFQAIRVAVNDELSALEDSLESAFDLLNVGGRICVITFQSLEDKLVKSMFKEKSSLPDDLPSNLPIIPEGIKPKFKLITRKPILPSDDEQEANHRSHSAKLRVIERIKD, from the coding sequence ATGGCGGAATTTTCGCACGTTACGGTTCTATTAAACGAAGCAGTTAATGAATTAAATATTGATCCAGCTGGTACGTACATTGATGCCACGCTTGGTGGCGGGGGTCACACAAGTAATATTCTTAAGCATATAGAATCTGGCCATCTGTATTCCTTCGACCAAGATGAAACGGCGATTGAATATAATCAAGACAAGCTTGCTGATTACATAAGCAACAATAAGTTAACGCTCGTCCATAATAATTTTAGGAATTTAACCACTGAGATGAATCAGCGGGAAATCGAAAAAGTTAATGGTGTCTTGTATGACTTAGGTGTTTCATCACCACAGTTTGACGATGGTGACCGCGGATTTAGTTATCGGTACGATGCCAGACTAGATATGAGAATGAACCAGGAACAGGATTTAGATGCCTGGAAGGTCGTCAACGAATGGCCATATGAGCAACTTGTTAGAATTTTCTTCCGTTATGGTGAAGAAAAGTTCTCAAAGCAAATTGCCCGTAAAATTGAGGAACAAAGAGAAAAGGAACCAATTGATACTACGGGGCAATTGGTTGAAATTATTAAGGATGCGATTCCAGCGGCTGCAAGGCGGCATGGAGGTCATCCTGCGAAAAAGGTCTTTCAAGCGATTAGGGTGGCAGTTAACGATGAGTTATCTGCTTTGGAAGATTCTTTGGAATCAGCATTTGATCTGCTAAATGTGGGTGGCAGAATTTGCGTTATTACATTCCAATCGTTAGAAGACAAATTAGTGAAGTCGATGTTTAAGGAAAAAAGTTCATTACCTGATGACTTACCTTCAAACTTACCGATTATTCCTGAGGGGATTAAGCCTAAGTTCAAGTTAATTACGAGAAAGCCAATTTTGCCAAGTGATGATGAGCAGGAAGCAAATCATCGTTCGCATAGTGCAAAGTTGCGGGTAATTGAACGAATTAAAGACTAA
- the mraY gene encoding phospho-N-acetylmuramoyl-pentapeptide-transferase: protein MSNWLIPPILGFLITAVCMPSLIKYFRSKKEGQMIREEGPSWHEKKSGTPTMGGILFIFAITLVDLIYGGIKGLLSPSLLILLFVLVFFGLLGMFDDSIKIFKRQNEGLKAWQKMLGQIVISVIFAIVYISEGFPMAIKIPFAGDLNLSYLYILFVIFWLVGFSNAVNLTDGLDGLVSGLGIIAFTAYAIIANAQGQTDVMVFCITVVGALIGFFIFNHKPAKIFMGDMGSLALGGAIAAVSILLHHEFSLLVIGLIFVLETASVILQVASFKLTGKRIFKMTPIHHHFEMLGWSEWKVDFTFWGIGLVMAVIAVSTIA from the coding sequence ATGAGTAATTGGTTAATACCACCAATTTTAGGATTTTTAATCACGGCAGTCTGTATGCCTAGCTTGATCAAGTATTTTAGAAGTAAAAAAGAAGGTCAGATGATTCGTGAGGAAGGGCCATCATGGCATGAGAAAAAGTCAGGGACTCCAACAATGGGAGGAATTCTGTTTATCTTTGCCATTACCCTAGTTGATCTGATTTATGGTGGTATTAAAGGCTTACTAAGCCCATCGCTACTAATATTACTGTTTGTTTTAGTTTTCTTTGGACTTTTGGGGATGTTTGATGATAGCATTAAAATTTTTAAACGCCAAAATGAAGGCCTAAAAGCATGGCAGAAAATGTTAGGCCAAATCGTGATTTCGGTAATATTTGCTATCGTATATATTTCCGAAGGTTTTCCAATGGCCATCAAGATTCCGTTTGCGGGTGACTTAAATCTTAGTTACTTGTATATCTTGTTCGTGATTTTTTGGTTGGTTGGATTTTCAAATGCTGTTAACTTAACAGATGGATTAGATGGATTAGTTTCCGGTTTGGGAATTATTGCTTTTACAGCATATGCAATTATTGCTAATGCTCAGGGCCAAACTGATGTCATGGTATTTTGTATCACAGTTGTGGGTGCGTTGATTGGCTTCTTTATCTTCAATCACAAGCCAGCAAAAATTTTCATGGGAGATATGGGGTCACTTGCTTTAGGTGGGGCCATTGCAGCGGTCTCGATTTTGCTGCACCATGAATTCTCACTGTTAGTAATTGGGTTGATTTTTGTTTTAGAGACTGCCAGTGTAATACTGCAAGTCGCTTCGTTTAAATTAACCGGTAAACGGATTTTCAAAATGACGCCAATCCATCATCATTTTGAAATGTTGGGCTGGTCAGAATGGAAGGTCGATTTCACATTCTGGGGCATCGGTCTAGTGATGGCCGTAATCGCAGTAAGCACAATAGCCTAA
- the mraZ gene encoding division/cell wall cluster transcriptional repressor MraZ translates to MFMGEYKHNIDAKGRIIIPAKFRQDLGEKFVVTRGMDDCLFGYPMDEWEKFQNKINELPVSKKDARYFTRFFFSAAVECEFDKQGRINIPSNLRGYAKIAKKCVVVGVSNRFEIWSEDLWEDFSKEAEENFNEIAENMIDF, encoded by the coding sequence ATGTTCATGGGTGAATATAAACACAATATTGACGCCAAGGGACGGATCATCATTCCTGCAAAGTTTCGGCAAGACCTCGGGGAAAAATTTGTCGTCACACGGGGTATGGACGACTGTTTATTCGGTTACCCGATGGATGAATGGGAGAAATTTCAAAACAAGATCAATGAGCTACCAGTAAGTAAGAAGGATGCCCGATATTTCACTAGGTTTTTCTTCTCAGCTGCTGTCGAATGTGAGTTTGACAAACAGGGAAGAATTAATATTCCTAGCAATCTTCGTGGTTACGCAAAGATTGCCAAGAAGTGTGTGGTCGTTGGGGTTTCTAATCGTTTTGAAATCTGGAGTGAAGATCTTTGGGAAGACTTCAGCAAAGAAGCTGAAGAAAATTTTAATGAAATTGCTGAAAATATGATTGATTTTTAA
- the ftsL gene encoding cell division protein FtsL has product MAQNNLAREIFQQPKTTTFAPEQPAVKSEPKVKERLKVSTFEKVLGATLAIVASVLMIYVVSSKIALSNSQHELQQLDNQVATMHNKNTNYKQQIGELQSSSRLEKIAKSSGMSLSNSNIRNVTK; this is encoded by the coding sequence ATGGCTCAAAATAATTTAGCACGGGAAATTTTTCAACAACCAAAAACAACAACTTTTGCACCAGAACAACCGGCAGTTAAATCAGAACCAAAGGTAAAAGAAAGATTAAAAGTTTCAACCTTCGAAAAAGTGTTAGGGGCAACCCTAGCTATCGTGGCATCAGTATTGATGATTTATGTTGTTTCATCAAAAATTGCGCTAAGTAATTCTCAACATGAGTTACAGCAACTAGACAATCAGGTGGCAACAATGCATAATAAAAATACAAACTATAAACAGCAAATCGGGGAATTGCAAAGCAGCAGTAGATTAGAAAAAATCGCTAAAAGCAGCGGTATGTCGCTTTCTAACTCGAACATAAGGAATGTCACGAAATGA